Within Trueperaceae bacterium, the genomic segment ATCGCGGAAGTCGAAATTGCAGAACGGGCTATCAAACTGGAGGTTGGCGAAACTTACTCGTTAGAAATCGACCGCATATCCGAACCCGTCTCTTGGGTCCCAATAACGCTGTCGTCCAGTAACTCTTCCGTTGTGCGAACCGACGGCTCCTACAAAGTTGAGGGTGTTGGAGTTGGATCGGCAACTGTCACCGCCTATGCTGAGGAGGCCCCCTCAGTTTCTGATACTGTTGAAGTTACTGTAGTGCTCCCACAGATCCTAACGGTGACTGACCGCACGACCCCCGAGCGGGGTGGAAAAACCGAATACAGTCGGGGAAGCGTAACGCTGAGTTTTGCCGGCGCAAATAATCTTGAAGGTCTTGAAGTCGTGTTTGGAGGCGTTCCTGACGGGGTGCGGTTTGAAGAACAAGCGCGGGGGCCTGATTGGCGGCAGGACGGCTACATTGTTATCTACGACGTTATAGCGGCGAAAACGGCGCGCCTCGGCCCGAGCACGGTACGGGTAGAGGCTACACTCGGCGGGCGCAAACATCTTGGCTCGGTAATTATTGACGTGGAGCCGCATCAGCCCGCAATCCTTGTAAAAAGCTTCAGCGTCGGCCAACGCTATGCTGATTATCCAACGATCTCCATGCGCTTCGAATATTTGGGAGAACAAGCTGTCGAAAATGCCGACATTTCTGCGCGATGCGAAGAAGACGGATACGACGGCCTGTACACCCGCTTCAATGGCAACGTGACTCGACTCGTACCTGAGCGTAGCGGATCAGTAAATCTCCCCTACTCGTCGGGGTTTCCCTACTTCACGGATAATGTCGTGCGTTGCAGCTTTTCCGCACGTGGTGCCGGCGAATCCATCCGCGTTGAGTATTCAGATGACTGAAAGCGGGCGCTTCCAAAAGTTGTCCGCAGACAAGCCGCTACCCAGGTTGAGGTGTCATCCACCTCCTCTCTAAGTTTTCTCGAACCGGCTAGCGACAGCTGGGAGTGGCACAAAGATGATTTTCTGTGGCTCTGGCGGTTGCCCGCCAAGTGTGACGACTCAAGCCCGAGCAGCCGGTACGACACTGAGATTTTCGTCCCAAGCTAAGCGGCCGCTCTCGCCGAGGCACAAAAGGTCGTTTAGTCCACCAAAATCTTGCCTCTTCGCGCAGTACTTGTGTACTGGTTTGCCCGTGCATTCGAGCTTCGTACACTGCGCGGCCATGGAGATCCCCGAGGGGTTGATTCGTTACTCCGTCGGGATCGAGGATCCGGACGACCTGATCGAGGACCTGCGGCAGGCGTTGGCCGTCCTGGACTGAGCCCCGCGTCGAGGACCGGGCACGTCGAGCATCGAGAACGAAGAACGCGGCGTCCGAAGGCGGACGCCGCGTGCTCGTGGTGGAGCTGAGGGGATTCGAACCCCTGACCTCCTGAGTGCGATTCAGGCGCGCTCCCAACTGCGCCACAGCCCCGAGCGCCCATGATGCTACCGCAGGGCCCCGCGCCGGTCAAACCGCCGGTACCGCCCGCACGCCGAGGGCCGCGGGGACGGTACGATGCGCGCATGACCGACGGTCCGAGCGGCGACACGCCTCCCGACGACGCGGCGCAGAGCGACCTCGGCGTCGTCGAGATCGTGGCGCCCCTCCCCGCGAGTCGCGTCCAGCGCGTCGCGGCGGACGCCTCCGCGCGCCTCGACCTGCCCGTCGAGAAGCTCGTTCCGTTGCTGGACAACCGCGTGGGACCGGTCACGAAACCGCTCCCCCGCGCCAGCGCCCAACGCGTCGCGGACGTCCTCGACGCGGTCGGCGTGGAGGTCGAGGTGCGGTCGGTCCCCGCTCCGGACGCCCCCACCCCCGACCCCCCGAGGAACGACGACGCTGCGAGGACCGACGACGTCGACGACGCCACGGACGGCGACGCTACGGACGACGACGCCACGGACGGCGACGCCACGCCGGACGCGGGAACGACGCCCACCCCCCCGCCGTCCGACGCCGCCCCGACCGACCCGCCGGAGGCGACGGCGCCCGGCGCCACCTGGCGGCCTCCGCTCCTCCCGCGCGACGATGCGGCCCACGCGACGGACGACGCGACGGACGACGCCGACGACGCACCGGCCGGTCCGGCGCCCTCGAAGGGCGATGCGGAGCCCCCCCCGGAGGCGGCCCCCGCGGAGGCGGTCCCCCCGGAGGGCAGGCCGGTGGAGGCGAGCGCCGGCCCCGAGGACCGCGCCGCGGAGGCGGATGCGCCCGATGCCCCTGCGCCGGACGCGCCCGGGCCGGACGCTCCTGCCTCGGGCCCCACGGTCTCGAGCGAGGCCGGGTCCGGCGGCGACGTCCCGAACGCACCACCCGGGGGGACGCCCGACGACGACCCCTGGCAGGGGGTGCTGGAGCCCCACGAGGACGACGACGTGTTCGGAGCGTGGACGACGCCCCGCGCCACGCCCCCTGCCCCGTCGCGCGCGATGCCGGACGCGACCGAGGCGGCCCCCGCGCCGTCCCCGCAGGCCGCCGTCGACGGGGGCGCGGCGGACGACGACGGGGACGACGACGCGGATCGCGAGGCGGAGGTCGCTGCGGACGGTGGGCGGGCCGGCGGTGCGGCCGGCGGTGCGGCCGGCGGTGCGTCCGACGCCGCCCGGCCTGCCGACACGAGCCCGTGGATCCGTTCCGGGTTCGACGAGGACGACGTGCGGTGGGCGGCGGGGACCCGCGACCCGTTCGCGGAGGCGGAACGGCGCGAGCGCGCCGTCCGTCGTCTCGTGCTGGGGGTGGCGTTGGCGTTGGCGATCGGGGTGTTCGGGGTGCTGCAGTGGATCTACGCCTGACGCGAGCGTCATGAACCTCACGATTCAACCTGCTACGCTTCGCGCATGAATCGCGACCGCGTCCCGACCGCTCGCCTCCGTCGCGCCCTCGTCACGTGGGCGTCCGTCGTCGCGCTCGCCGCGACGGGAGCCGCTGCCGCCCAGGCGGACGGCGTGACCTTCGACGTCGAGATCCTCCGCGTCGACCTCGTCGTGAACGACGACGGCGAGACCGTCGAGCGCTTCGAACCGGTGACCGAAGCGGTCCCGGGCGAAGAGATCGAGTATCGCGTGACGGTGCGCAACGAGGGCTCGCGCATCTACCGCCCCGGGACGCTCCCGGTTCGCCTCCCGATCGGGGAGGGCGTCCGTTACGTCGCGGGGTCCGTGGGGCCCGTGGACGGCGACCTCGTCGTCGATGCGTCCGTCGATGGCGGGGAGACGTTCACGTCGCTGCCCGCCGACCCGGACGCGGACGACGGCGACGCGGACGCGTTCGATCCCGCCGCGGTCGACACGCTCCGCTGGACCTTCACGGTGCCGTTCGAGCCCGGCATGGAACGCGTCCTCGTCTACCGCGTGCAGGTGCTCTGAGGGCACGTCCCCCCGGGCCGCGCCGCGCGGCCCTCAGGCGTCCGGCGCGTCCTCGTACTGCAGTTCGTACAGGCGCCGGTAGTACCCGTCCTGGCGGAGGAGCTCCGCGTGGTTGCCCTGCTCGACGAGGCGGCCCTGCTTCATGACGAGGATGCGGTCGACGTTCTGGATGGTCGACAACCGGTGCGCGATCACGATGCTCGTGCGGCCCTGCATCAACTTCTCGAGGGCGTCCTGAATCAGGTCCTCGGTCTCCGTATCGACGTTCGCGGTCGCTTCGTCGAGGACCAACAGGATGTCGGGGTTCTGCACCAACGCCCGCGCGAACGCCAGCAGCTGCTTCTGTCCGGTGCTGAACCCCGCGCCGCGCTCCCGGACGGGCGTGTCGTACCCCTGCGGGAGGCGCGCGATGAAGTCGTGCGCGTTCACGAACCGGGCGGCCTCCTCGACCCGCTCGTGCGGAATGGTGTCGTCCCCCAGCGTGATGTTGCTGCGGACCGTCCCGGAGAACAGGAACGGGTCCTGCAGGACGATGCCGACGTGGCGGCGGAGGTCCACCTGGTCGTACGCCCGCACGTCGCGCCCGTCGAGCCGGACGGCGCCGTGCTGCACGTCGTAGAAGCGGCTGACGAGGCTGATGATCGTCGTCTTGCCGGCCCCGGTGTGCCCCACGAACGCCACCGACTCGCCCGGGTGGATGGTGAGCGACAGGTCCTTCACGACCCAGTGCTCGTCGTCGTAGGCGAACCACACGTCCTCGAACGCCACCTCCCCGCGGAACTTCGTGTCGAACGCGTCGGGGTCGGGGCGGTTCGTGACCGCCTCGGGCGTGTCGAGCAGCCCGAAGATCCGTTCGCTCGACGCCATCGCCGCCTGCAGGATGTTGAACTTGTCCGACAGGTCCTGCAGCGGCCGGAAGAACATTTGGGCGTACTGCTGGAAGGTGATCAGCGTCCCGATCGTGATCGCACCGAGGCCGCCCGGCCCCACCAGATGCCAACTCGCGAAGCCGAGGATCAGCGCGGTCGTGAGGGCGCTGGCGACGTTCACGGTGGGGAAGAACAGGCTGAACCAGCGGACCTGTTCGGCGTGCGCGTCGAGCAGCGTGAGGTTCAGGTGATCGAACCGCTTCTGGTTGCGGTCCTCGCGGTTGAACAACTGCACGGTCCGCATGCCGTTCAGGTTCTCCGCGAGGTACGTGTTCGACCGGCTCGTGCGCAGCCGGACCGTGCGGTAGGCGTCGCGGAGCCGCACGCGCAGGAACGTGAGCGCCACGAACAACAGCGGCATCACCGTCAGCGTGATGAGCGCCAGGCGCCACTCGATCGTGAACATGTAGACCATCAGGCCGATCAGGATGCCGACGTCGGCGATCAGGCCGACGACGCCGTCCTTCATCATCATTTCGATCGCGTCGACGTCGCCGGTGATGCGGGTGATGAGGCGCCCGACCGGCGTGCGGTCGAAGAACCCGAGGTGCAACCGCTGGATCTTCGCGAAGATCGCTTTGCGGATGTCGTACACGATGTGCTGCCCCATCCACGAGACCGCGTACGTGTAGCCGTAGCGAAGACCGAAGTTCACGATCGCCAGGCCGACGTACAGCGCCACGATGCCGGTCAGGCCCCGCAGCCGGGCGTCGAGGTCCAGCGACGCCCACGGCTCCTGCGCCGCGAGCAGGTAGCGGTCGACCGCCGCCCCGATCAGGCTGGGGAAGACCGGCGCGATCGCGCTGTAGGCCAACAACAGCCCCACGCCGAGCGCCAGCGGGCCCTTGTAGGGCGCGATGAACGTCAGGAGGCGACGCATCAACTGCCAGTCGAACGTGCCCTCCATCCGCTGGCCCTCTTCGTCGTA encodes:
- a CDS encoding Ig-like domain-containing protein, translated to IAEVEIAERAIKLEVGETYSLEIDRISEPVSWVPITLSSSNSSVVRTDGSYKVEGVGVGSATVTAYAEEAPSVSDTVEVTVVLPQILTVTDRTTPERGGKTEYSRGSVTLSFAGANNLEGLEVVFGGVPDGVRFEEQARGPDWRQDGYIVIYDVIAAKTARLGPSTVRVEATLGGRKHLGSVIIDVEPHQPAILVKSFSVGQRYADYPTISMRFEYLGEQAVENADISARCEEDGYDGLYTRFNGNVTRLVPERSGSVNLPYSSGFPYFTDNVVRCSFSARGAGESIRVEYSDD
- a CDS encoding PLP-dependent transferase is translated as MEIPEGLIRYSVGIEDPDDLIEDLRQALAVLD
- a CDS encoding ABC transporter ATP-binding protein, whose amino-acid sequence is MSRAPRDPRRASVPAPREPLTDMEDPAYDVRATKAEYKANRKAFVGSLREEGKYDEEGQRMEGTFDWQLMRRLLTFIAPYKGPLALGVGLLLAYSAIAPVFPSLIGAAVDRYLLAAQEPWASLDLDARLRGLTGIVALYVGLAIVNFGLRYGYTYAVSWMGQHIVYDIRKAIFAKIQRLHLGFFDRTPVGRLITRITGDVDAIEMMMKDGVVGLIADVGILIGLMVYMFTIEWRLALITLTVMPLLFVALTFLRVRLRDAYRTVRLRTSRSNTYLAENLNGMRTVQLFNREDRNQKRFDHLNLTLLDAHAEQVRWFSLFFPTVNVASALTTALILGFASWHLVGPGGLGAITIGTLITFQQYAQMFFRPLQDLSDKFNILQAAMASSERIFGLLDTPEAVTNRPDPDAFDTKFRGEVAFEDVWFAYDDEHWVVKDLSLTIHPGESVAFVGHTGAGKTTIISLVSRFYDVQHGAVRLDGRDVRAYDQVDLRRHVGIVLQDPFLFSGTVRSNITLGDDTIPHERVEEAARFVNAHDFIARLPQGYDTPVRERGAGFSTGQKQLLAFARALVQNPDILLVLDEATANVDTETEDLIQDALEKLMQGRTSIVIAHRLSTIQNVDRILVMKQGRLVEQGNHAELLRQDGYYRRLYELQYEDAPDA